The following coding sequences lie in one Myxococcus xanthus genomic window:
- a CDS encoding ArnT family glycosyltransferase: MESEVEQQREQTFTEAILGKDFFQAKWAKRWLELSFSLRVVTATAGFAALLFIPYLGAVGLWDPWETHYGEVARMMVVRQDYVYPFWEGSWFFSKPPLTMWMQALGMNVVGAANPGGMLGLYTEWGMRMPFALLSITAVALLSLAVARVVSRRAGLATGFVLATMPLYFLLTRQTVTDTPFVTTFICAMACALIGQLDATTKHRAAWWYGFYFFAGLSALAKGLLGVGLPAVILVLYAALSVIPWDSDSLDAHLKWLTQARFRKDVREGRQPMPVLWGQMFKMHLGTGILVFFAVAGPWYLTLSLFGSVDDEGKLFWYRFFVHDHLNRLTAGVHTTTPGGTFIYFIEQGGFAIFPWVALLPGAFSVVARLKLRSEKAADHLAIIAVLWVAFSFWLLSSSATKFHHYVFPVLPGVAVLLALFIDRLWEEGISAHAVSLIFGLMLFVLVGKNIAENPKIFTDLFVYNYDRAYPQDLVTKPIAFFTSRPLWTGDLVTLVLLAFGVYLSFDAFSAKGRARTTPSARAVALMLLLGGVATLGAVSAQAQVSAKALVGVAVLAVAGYLAWESMRPGAEGRASLQTLAGVLAVVGIAFAVRGFRQPAAEDSLLKALSEPVNIKKTLGFTFAVAGGMAVVASLMRARAMLFGTFWVLAAGMALWFNWSHWVDLSHQWTQRDLFWRYYAQRQAGEPIVAYMMNWRGETLYSQNTVEQYRVSDANARMRALAQRPGREWALVEHNRLNLLRTAVGSDKVVTPVDRDINNKFLLVTID; the protein is encoded by the coding sequence GTGGAGAGCGAAGTCGAACAGCAGCGGGAGCAGACCTTCACCGAGGCCATCCTCGGCAAGGACTTCTTCCAGGCGAAGTGGGCGAAGCGGTGGCTGGAGCTGTCCTTCAGTCTGCGCGTCGTGACGGCCACGGCGGGCTTCGCGGCCCTGCTCTTCATTCCCTACCTGGGCGCGGTGGGGCTCTGGGACCCCTGGGAGACGCACTACGGCGAAGTCGCGCGGATGATGGTTGTCCGCCAGGACTACGTGTATCCCTTCTGGGAAGGCTCGTGGTTCTTCTCCAAGCCGCCGCTCACGATGTGGATGCAGGCGCTGGGGATGAACGTGGTGGGTGCGGCGAATCCGGGTGGGATGCTGGGCCTCTACACGGAGTGGGGCATGCGGATGCCCTTCGCGCTCCTGAGCATCACCGCGGTGGCGCTGTTGTCACTGGCGGTGGCGCGCGTGGTGTCCCGGCGCGCGGGGTTGGCCACCGGCTTCGTGCTGGCCACCATGCCGCTGTACTTCCTGCTCACGCGGCAGACGGTGACGGACACGCCCTTCGTCACCACCTTCATCTGCGCCATGGCGTGCGCGCTCATCGGTCAGCTGGATGCGACGACGAAGCACCGCGCCGCCTGGTGGTACGGCTTCTATTTCTTCGCCGGCCTGTCCGCGCTGGCCAAGGGCCTGTTGGGCGTGGGGCTGCCCGCCGTCATCCTGGTGCTGTACGCGGCCCTGTCCGTCATCCCTTGGGACAGCGACAGCCTGGACGCGCACCTGAAGTGGCTCACGCAGGCCCGTTTCCGCAAGGACGTGCGCGAGGGCCGTCAGCCCATGCCCGTGCTGTGGGGGCAGATGTTCAAGATGCACCTGGGCACGGGCATCCTGGTGTTCTTCGCGGTGGCGGGCCCCTGGTACCTGACGCTGTCCCTCTTCGGCTCCGTGGACGATGAGGGCAAGCTCTTCTGGTACCGCTTCTTCGTCCACGACCACCTCAACCGCCTCACGGCGGGCGTGCACACCACCACGCCGGGCGGCACGTTCATCTACTTCATCGAGCAGGGTGGCTTCGCCATCTTCCCCTGGGTAGCGCTGCTGCCTGGCGCCTTCTCGGTGGTGGCGCGGCTGAAGCTGCGCTCGGAGAAGGCGGCGGACCACCTGGCCATCATCGCGGTGCTGTGGGTGGCCTTCTCCTTCTGGTTGCTGTCGTCCAGCGCCACCAAGTTCCACCACTACGTCTTCCCGGTGCTGCCGGGCGTGGCCGTCCTCCTGGCGCTCTTCATCGACCGGCTGTGGGAGGAGGGCATCTCCGCGCACGCGGTGAGCCTCATCTTCGGGCTCATGCTCTTCGTCCTGGTGGGGAAGAACATCGCGGAGAACCCGAAGATCTTCACCGACCTGTTCGTCTACAACTACGACCGAGCCTATCCGCAGGACCTGGTGACGAAGCCCATCGCGTTCTTCACCTCGCGTCCGCTGTGGACGGGAGATTTGGTGACGCTGGTGCTGCTGGCCTTCGGCGTCTACCTGTCCTTCGACGCCTTCTCCGCGAAGGGGCGGGCCCGGACGACGCCGAGCGCACGCGCCGTGGCGCTGATGCTGCTCCTGGGCGGCGTGGCGACGCTGGGCGCGGTGAGCGCCCAGGCCCAGGTGTCCGCCAAGGCGCTGGTGGGCGTGGCGGTGCTGGCGGTGGCTGGCTACCTGGCGTGGGAGTCCATGCGGCCGGGCGCGGAAGGCCGCGCGTCGCTCCAGACACTGGCCGGCGTGCTGGCGGTGGTGGGCATCGCGTTCGCGGTGCGGGGCTTCCGCCAGCCGGCGGCGGAGGACTCGCTGCTCAAGGCGCTGTCGGAGCCCGTCAACATCAAGAAGACGCTGGGCTTCACCTTCGCGGTGGCGGGCGGCATGGCGGTGGTGGCGTCGCTGATGCGGGCGCGGGCGATGCTGTTCGGCACCTTCTGGGTGCTCGCGGCGGGCATGGCCCTCTGGTTCAACTGGAGCCACTGGGTGGACCTGTCCCACCAATGGACGCAGCGCGACCTCTTCTGGCGCTACTACGCGCAGCGTCAGGCGGGCGAGCCCATCGTCGCGTACATGATGAACTGGCGCGGCGAGACGCTCTACTCGCAGAACACGGTGGAGCAGTACCGCGTGTCGGACGCGAACGCGCGCATGCGCGCCCTGGCGCAGCGGCCGGGGCGTGAGTGGGCACTGGTGGAGCACAACCGGCTCAACCTGCTGCGCACCGCGGTGGGCTCGGACAAGGTCGTGACGCCGGTGGACCGCGACATCAACAACAAGTTCCTCCTGGTGACCATCGATTGA